From Erigeron canadensis isolate Cc75 chromosome 5, C_canadensis_v1, whole genome shotgun sequence:
TGCAAAGTGAACCTATATGATCTTTTTTATGTTAGTTATTACTCCTCTTTTGTTCAAATTATAAATTTGCTTATGTACACTGAAGGACTCATAATCATATCAATGGGCCTAATTAGTTTGGTCTAGACTAACTGACTAGATGTGACTCATTAATCAAAAGGTTGTGGGTTCCACTGTTCAAGTCTTCTTAGACTCTCGGTTGGGACAATTGATGTAAATATTAgtaggttaattaattaagagtgTAAGCAAggctttcaaaaataaaaaaatttccagATGgtgtaattaatttgattgtacTGGATATGTGTGTTGTGAAGTATTTAAAACATGACTTTTACTTTTGAATTTGAAGGTGTAGAAGAAAATGAGAAATTGAGTTTGATGAAAGTAGCAGCCTTGATTGAAACCATAGCCAAACAAGGTGGAAAAGTTCTTGATCTTCAATCAAAATTGATGGAAAACATAGAATGGCTTCCTGTATCAATTGGGAAACTTTCAAACATCACTGAACTTAATCTTTCAGACAACAAACTCAAGTCTCTTCCATCCTCCATCACCGATCTTACCGCATTAACAAAGCTTGATATCCACTCAAACCAACTTACCAACCTGCCCGAATCATTTGGGCAACTTGTCAACTTACAAGACCTTGATCTCCATGCAAACCAGTTACAATCCCTCCCCGAATCATTTGGAAATCTTTCAAATTTGATCAATCTTGATTTAAGTTCAAACCATTTCACTCATTTGCCAGACCTCATAGGAAAATTATCCTCTATGCAAATCTTGATAGTCGAAACAaatgatcttgaagaacttccTTACACAATTGGAGCATGTTCTTCACTTGTGGTACTCAAACTAGACTTTAATCAACTAAAAGGACTTCCTGAGGCAATTGGGAAACTAGAGTGTTTGGAGATACTTACTTTGCACTATAATCGGGTATGCAAATTGCCTACAACAATGGCGAATCTTGCTAAACTAAAAGAGCTTGATGTTAGTTTCAATGAACTAGAAGGATTGCCCGAAAGCCTTTGTTTTGCAACCAATTTGGAAATACTCAACATTGGTAAGAACTTTGCTGATATGACCGCTTTACCTCGATCAATTGGTAACCTTGAAAACCTTCAAATGCTTGATATAAGTGGTGATCAAATAAGATTTTTACCGGAATCATTTGGGTCATTATCGAAGCTAAAAATCTTTAGAGCGGACGAGACCCCTCTCGAGTTTCCTCCAAAAGAAGTTACCAAGCTAGGGGCTCAGGTAATTTAAGATAAAGGGCCCTAAGATAAATGTGCATTATATATggtcatttttttatatttctattatttGTGTCAATCTGTTAATTGTGATTTTAAACAAGAAGGTTCacattgtttatttatttatctttcagGCTGTCGTGGAATACATAGCTGATATTGTTGCCAAGAGAAATGTCAAACCTCAAGAAATAAAGAGAAAACGTAAAGGATTTTGGTCATGGATTTGCATGATCTTTTCAGGTTGAAGAAAAAAagtcatgtgtatatatatagttttctgtTTTGTACattgaaaaaaaacatacaaaaaagcCTTTTGCTTTCATTGCAAAAAAGTAAgtttaaaagtccaaaaaagtGGACATGAAAGTGATCGTAATTAATGTCGCATTTTCTACTTACACTggatattaaaaacaataaggaaaaaaaaaaatcatcactTGTACCGTTGTACGAAATTTAAATTGGGATTGTGTATACATATTTTGTGTTTATTGTACAAAtgctgcatatatatatatatataaagatttgttgatttgtttttttttttttataattatttgtatAGTACACTTTTTCAtgtaatttaacaaaataaagttATTCATCTTTCTTTATGTGTTAAAACCTACTGGTATTAGATAGaataaatttcagtttttattAAGGATATGGCATAAGTTATTATATGGTTGaattttttatacaatatatatagttatcttTAACTCATTATAAAGAGAATTGGATTAAGAgattaagtatattttttgtttcaaaaaggactctttcaacatatttatggttctcaaaatgcTCATCTACATATTACAAAACTAAAATACCATATAGTTTTAAAACAATCGACATAATCTTATAATCTATACTTTTGATACTCTGTAACCAATATATTCATCCAAAAAGGTAGTTATAAAATTCCGTCGTAATGTGCGGGTACTATGCTGGTTAGATTATATTAGAATTGATGGCTACTTACTAGTACGTATTATTTAGATTTGTTGACCTTGTGAATTTATAATTCAGTTGTTCTTATCCGTACATAATTTTTAAGAATCTCTACACTTTGAATATTCTTATTTAGTAAAGTCTACCAAAGGTAGATTATGTTCTTTTCaatgatttatttgttttattaaaactaAGCTAATTGATGATATAGTATACCAAATTACCAATAATAAGTATACCAAATTACCAATAATAAGATTGGGCACTATTAAATCAATACTTGTACTTTATGTTTAGAAAGAAACTACACAACATATATCACACCTACAATATATCCAAAcatatttttccttttacaaAATGTCTATTACGAGAATCAATCATCGACTATACATAACTAAAAAACTAAGACCCAATGATGCACTATGGAATTGATGATAGTCGTCATTAATTTATTGGCTAAAATAcatatctattttatttatttaaaataattactgtaatacatataactaaaaaaaaaaagtacactaGAACAAGATTTATAACAAGCGTTGCGTTATGTacaaatttgttttaatattacTTAATCTTTGTAATGATTCTCTCAAACACGTGTATTACAAAGTATATTATTGAGGTATACTGTCTATACTCGATGGATGTAGAAATcgatcataaaattcaaaaatacataGGTAACGATGCTTAGTTGATCTTTTGATAGTCTTGATTCTTGAAACATAAAGATGATGGGCCATTGGACAACAATCATCAGCATGAGAGTTCTCTCTTGTGGGCTTTGACAATGGGCTTCAATATATACGTGGGCATCTGTCAGAAGGGTTTTGCCCACCAACGCATTTTGCCAGCC
This genomic window contains:
- the LOC122602145 gene encoding plant intracellular Ras-group-related LRR protein 5-like, producing MAFISKKDSSNNNSNTEIIQEIMKTYKSLPPRPTIEELEAAISVIKTVNTEEKQKLDEISSQICPQDTPPELFSILKKVRKNMVLFQSQEQRKEALHVVELDQVYQTFDELIQKASKCVLGDTQLDKDDELKYPGVSFEKEVVISDESLLVSKKINKVESFGGLVKSSPTNETNFATGVEENEKLSLMKVAALIETIAKQGGKVLDLQSKLMENIEWLPVSIGKLSNITELNLSDNKLKSLPSSITDLTALTKLDIHSNQLTNLPESFGQLVNLQDLDLHANQLQSLPESFGNLSNLINLDLSSNHFTHLPDLIGKLSSMQILIVETNDLEELPYTIGACSSLVVLKLDFNQLKGLPEAIGKLECLEILTLHYNRVCKLPTTMANLAKLKELDVSFNELEGLPESLCFATNLEILNIGKNFADMTALPRSIGNLENLQMLDISGDQIRFLPESFGSLSKLKIFRADETPLEFPPKEVTKLGAQAVVEYIADIVAKRNVKPQEIKRKRKGFWSWICMIFSG